A region of the Mus pahari chromosome 15, PAHARI_EIJ_v1.1, whole genome shotgun sequence genome:
TTTAGAAGCCAAACTTGACAGAAACACCCAAGTTCTGGAAATAAGAAAGATGCAGTTTAAGATCATGgattcttcctttgtgatttcagTTCAGCACTGTTGTAGTCATATGGTTTGTCAGAGTCACAGCCCCAGTGAGGTACGATACTGTGAGAGTGCATTGCATGAACCTGTGAGAATGAAACCTGAGTTGCATTTTGAGACCACAAGAAGTTGAGATACATAAGCTATGAGACACCTATCATGGAGAGCTGCATATAGGGAGTACAAGTAACTAAACCAAGAGATGTATGAGAAGTTTTAGGGATAGGGCCATCTAAGCCTTTTGAAACTGAGGCCCCATGTGCTTTGGTTTTATCTTCCCTCCCTATGTTCACATTCCAATCTATTAGAATGGGAAGGGCCATTGTGGGTTGGAATGATAGAACTTGCTTTCTGATTTTACAAGATGTGTCAATCAAGAGATTGTCTTAAGTATTAGAAGAGACTTTAGACATTTGAAGAGTGTATGGGCTGCTGCAGACGATTAGAATCATTGAAATttaattaaatgcattttcatCATGGATGAGACCAGAGTGACCAGGGTAAGAATGTTGCTGATTGAGTCAAATAGCTCCCAGAAAGGGTGATGTCTTTGAACACTTGTCTCTCCTTTGTGGCTTTCTTTGAGGGAGCTTATAATGTTAGGGTCCAAGAATCACTGAAACaataccccacccccagactcaaatagtgtgcaaaagcaaagagcattttattctgcagaattCTAGCATGTAGGGGTCTACCATTCACTAGAATGTAGACAGATATGTGAGTTTGCAAGCTCAATTTAAAGCCAATTAGGGGAATTCAAGGGAAGAGTAGGTGGTCTTTGTCCTGGTTGGTTGGCTCAATTTCCAGGTGTATGGGTGCCTTTGGGATTAGTCAAGGTTCTGGGGAGTTTGGGGGACTTTCCAGAACCAATGATGATTAACTATTCTTGGTTCAGGCTTGGCTCAGGCCTGGTGGCAGGGGcagctcctgattggctgcctGTGAGGGGTGGTTTTCCTGGAAGTGACTTGTTTTggactttttctgttttgagaaacagaaatttaGGCATAGTCATTCAAACTGTTAGTTtacagcctgtcatggagtcagcctggctctggccaACTCAGTCCTCTCAGTAGAAGCTTTTGTAGGAGGAACCTTTCTGGATTCCTTTTGGGGATGAGATTTGAGTGTCTATAGACTCAAtctgtttcgtgtgtgtgtgtgtgtgtgtgtgtgtgtgactactgTGTTATGGTTGAACCTGATCAGTCAACTTCCTTCTCATGTTGTCTTGTCTTCACCATTATAGACTATCCCTAAATCACATAAGATGCAGTTGAAGCCATTGTTATTCAGTGCTAAACCACTTTGTGAGCCTGGTGTTtttgtattattaattttgttgtttttgtttttgaagacaagatttctctgtgtagccctggccatcctgaaaGTAGGTGTGTAGAACATGCAGGCATCAAACTTaaagatccacctgactctggcTCCAGAGTCCTGGGGTTAAATGTGGGCCAACATGTCTggctttttctttgttcatttttatattattggcTGATGGTCCTGGAATGTGGGTTTTGATACATGTCAAGTATATGCTGTTGTGTTTATCTTCATCCACACTGTGAATTTTGAAAGTTGGCAAAGAGAATATTCTATTTTTCAGGATGACATGTATTCATGATACTAATACTGCATGAGCTTTCTGAGTCACTGAATTGCAGGTGCATAACATTCTTTCTAcctattgtgtttgttttgattttttgaatgaatatgagtattttgcctgtgtgcataaATATGCACATCATGTATGCCTGGTCCCCATGGTATTCAGGAGATGGCTTCATAATTCCTGAATTTGGAGTAATGGATAGTTGTGAAACAATTGGCAATTGAGCCCAATTATTTGCAAGACCAGCAAGAGCTAgtcactactgagccatctctcctgtcctagTTAGGTTCAAAATTTACATTGCCAATATTTTCATCTGTCCATTTGTAACTATTTAAAGATGCATCCCATTTTAGTAAGGTCTTGTTACTGTTACAGTTTAAACTGGGGCACTTTGGGATTCTGGAAGATGAATACAGAACTGTAATAAATGTGTAATTCTTTGTAGGAACTTCAGTAAAAACCTctgagttctttctctctttcttgtttgtttNNNNNNNNNNNNNNNNNNNNNNNNNNNNNNNNNNNNNNNNNNNNNNNNNNNNNNNNNNNNNNNNNNNNNNNNNNNNNNNNNNNNNNNNNNNNNNNNNNNNNNNNNNNNNNNNNNNNNNNNNNNNNNNNNNNNNNNNNNNNNNNNNNNNNNNNNNNNNNNNNNNNNNNNNNNNNNNNNNNNNNNNNNNNNNNNNNNNNNNNNNNNNNNNNNNNNNNNNNNNNNNNNNNNNNNNNNNNNNNNNNNNNNNNNNNNNNNNNNNNNNNNNNNNNNNNNNNNNNNNNNNNNNNNNNNNNNNNNNNNNNNNNNNNNNNNNNNNNNNNNNNNNNNNNNNNNNNNNNNNNNNNNNNNNNNNNNNNNNNNNNNNNNNNNNNNNNNNNNNNNNNNNNNNNNNNNNNNNNNNNNNNNNNNNNNNNNNNNNNNNNNNNNNNNNNNNNNNNNNNNNNNNNNNNNNNNNNNNNNNNNNNNNNNNNNNNNNNNNNNNNNNNNNNNNNNNNNNNNNNNNNNNNNNNNNNNNNNNNNNNNNNNNNNNNNNNNNNNNNNNNNNNNNNNNNNNNNNNNNNNNNNNNNNNNNNNNNNNNNNNNNNNNNNNNNNNNNNNNNNNNNNNNNNNNNNNNNNNNNNNNNNNNNNNNNNNNNNNNNNNNNNNNNNNNNNNNNNNNNNNNNNNNNNNNNNNNNNNNNNNNNNNNNNNNNNNNNNNNNNNNNNNNNNNNNNNNNNNNNNNNNNNNNNNNNNNNNNNNNNNNNNNNNNNNNNNNNNNNNNNNNNNNNNNNNNNNNNNNNNNNNNNNNNNNNNNNNNNNNNNNNNNNNNNNNNNNNNNNNNNNNNNNNNNNNNNNNNNNNNNNNNNNNNNNNNNNNNNNNNNNNNNNNNNNNNNNNNNNNNNNNNNNNNNNNNNNNNNNNNNNNNNNNNNNNNNNNNNNNNNNNNNaaatataaaatatattatcagtGAAGCATATTTACGGTGATGTTGGAATCATGGTTTCTGTTGTACATATGTATGGAATATTTTAGGATGCAGTGACCTATGATGATGTGCATGTGAACTTGACTCGAGAAGAATGGGCTTTGCTGGACCCTTCACAGAAGCGTCTCTACAAAGATGTGATGTTGGAGACCTACAAGAACCTCACTGCTATAGGTAAGATAGtgaattttctttcactttttaaaataagagaacaaTTGCTTCCTTGTTACTGATGCTTTTCTGTAAGTTCAATTGAGAATGAAAAAGAGTGAGGTGAATAAATCAGGTTCACTAAAGATAGTAACTTAAATTTTTCCTAATTTccaataatatatcatatattttctgATACTATTTTTTAGGCTACAATTGGGAATACCATAACATTGAAGAACATTGTCAAAGTTCTAGAAGACATGGAAGGTAATTTTCATATGCAAGTTGGTATGAATTTGCCTCTGAAGAAATGTTAACATGTCCTGGAAGTTTTAAGAAAAGCAACAGTATAAAAAGTACTTCTTTAAGTATattgatgattatttttttaagatttatttatttattatatataagtaggtacactataactgtcttcagacactttttcttctcactCCGGCCCCGCTCGCTtgctgtagctgtcatcagacaccctagaagaggcatcagatctcattacagatggttgtgagccatcatgtggttgttgggatttgaactcatgaccttcagaagagcagtcggcactcttaaccactgagccatctctctagcccagatgATTATTAAAAGCTCACAAATCCATGTACCTCGATGTCAGGTGTCTGATTTGTGTTTGCAAATCTTGTCTCTATGAAAGAAGACAAGGAAACAATGCCTTAACAGATATTATCATCTGAATCATAGTCACATTACAGCTACTCTGTAGAACTGCCAATCTATATTTAGTTTCATACCACTCACATATTTCAatatattgatagatagataggtaggtagatgaataGACAGAAAATAGGTTATAAGTATATgtttctaataataaaatattacatagtaAAGTAGATTATTCATATAGTAATATTGCTAAGTTTAAGTGAGAAGGGCAGTTTATAAGAGTCAAGAATATTGTTTGGGAGAAACCTTAATCCCTATACCACATGTCTATGATGAACAAAAAGTCAAACTGTGTGAATGCAATGTGGAACTCTTTcattattcttcttttaaaaaatatatcagccgggcgtggtggtgcacgcctttaatcccagcactcgggaggcagaagcgggtggatttctgagttcaaggtgagcctgatctacaaagtgagttctaggacagccagggctacacagagaaaccctgtctcaaccccccccccccNaaaaaaaaaatatatatatacacacacacacatataatctcaTGAGTCACAATGGATACAAGCCATGTGAACATAGGGATATTGAAAGAAGCAATGtacctctgtctccttcccagaacaattaaaatatatgtagtaGTCCCCATTTGAGTAGACTTTCTCAGTGTGATACAAGTTTAGAATTAGTTGGTCTTCCAACTTCATTGAGAATATATCCATAAACTCACTGCAGAAAATCCCTATGAGTACTAGAAATGTGGAAAATCTTTTCTGCTTGTCCTGGTTTACTTTGCCAATGTAGTATGCAAATGTGTATTTCACAATATAAGAAAATTTATGAATGTACTCAGTGTGGTAAAGCTCTGagctcttccatttttcttcaaatatgtgAAAAATCTCATAGAGAAAACAGATGCTACAAATGTAAGCCATGTAATTACACTCTTACCATTTCAGGTATCCCCAAAGATGCAAAACAACCCATAATGAAGGGGAAACCATGAATGCAAACAAAGTGATAAAACCTTAAGATGTGATTCCTCTTTCACATATGCCAATTATCTTTGCAGGCATGAAAGAagtcatactggagagaaaccctctGAATACactcaatgtggtaaagcctttgcgtGTTACAGTTATCCTCAAaggcatgaaagaattcatactagAGAGAAATCCTATGAAGGTATTCAGTATGATGAAGCCTTGGTATATCACAGTAACCTccaaacacataaaagaacacatcctaaagagaaaccctacaaatgcaatcaatgtgataaagcctatTCACAATATAGTCATCtccaaagacataaaagaaaacacactggagcgaaaccttatgaatgtaagcaatgtggtaaagcctttgcatacCATTCTGAACTTCAGAgtcatgaaagaattcatactggagagaaaccctacaaatgtaatcaatgtgataaagcctttgcaCATCATTGTAATCTTCGAGtgcataaaataatacatactggagagaagccctacaAATGCgatcaatgtgataaagcctatTCACAACACTGTAATctccaaatacataaaagtacacatactggagagaagtcctataaatgtaatcagtgtggtaaagcctttgtatATTATGGTCATCTTCAAAGACATAAAAcaacacacactggagagaaaccttacaaatgtaatctatgtggtaaagcctttgcatctCATCGTTATGtccaagtacataaaagaacacatactggagagaaaccccatgaatgtaatcaatgtggtaaagcatTTGTATATCATGATCAccttcaaatacataaaagaacacacactggagagaaaccctatgaatgtagtCACTGTGGTAAAACCTTTGCAGCTCAACGTTATctccaagtacataaaagaacacatactggagagaaaccctatgaatgtaatcaatgtggcaaAGCTTTTGCATCTCATAGCTATctccaagtacataaaagaacacatactggagagaaaccctatgaatgtaatcagtgtggcAAAGCTTTTGCATATCCTGGTTATCTCCAAGTACATAAAAgagcacatactggagagaaaccctatgaatgcaatcaatgtggtaaagcctttgcaggTCAAAACGTTCTTAAACGACATGAaaaaattcatactggagagaaaccttacatatgtaatgaatgtggtaaagcctttgtgtGTAACACTAGTCTCCAAATACATAAAGCAACACATACTGGAGTGAAGCCTtatgaatgtaagcaatgtaGTAAATCCTTTGCCTCTCATGGTCAACTTCAAAGTCATGAAataattcatactggagagaaaccctacaaatgtaatggATGTGATAAAGCCTATTCACGACACAGTCATCtccaaagacataaaagaacacatactatGAATGTAACCAATGTGATAGAGCCTTTACAGGTCACAGTGATCTTCAaaggtgtggtagtttgaatattcttggcccatggcaagtggcactattaggagttgtggccttgccgggcagtggtggcacacgcctgtaatcccagtacttgggaggcagaagcaggcggatttctgagttcaaggccagcctggtctaccgagtgagttccaggacagccaggactgcacagagaaaccctgtctcaaaaaaaaaaaaaaagaaagaaaaaaaagaaaaggagttgtGGCCTTTTTTGAGGAAGTGGATCACTATGGCAGTGGGCTTTGAGAGCCTATGCTTAAGCCCCACCCAGGGCAGAAgagtcttctggctgccttctgatcaagatgtaaaactctcagctcctccaacatCATGTCTGCTGGACACTGCTATtctttccaccttgatgataatagactgaacctctgaatctgtacaGAATCttcaaataaatgttgtcctttataagtggTCATAgtatttttttcacagcaataaaaccgaGACTAAGACAAAGGGCATAAAAGATAACACActgaagagaaaccctgtaaatGTGTTGAATATGATGAAGCCTTAAGTATTCAAACTTCCATTCACTGAAACCCTGTTAATGAAAGCAATGTACAGCCTTTGTCCTTCAGTTATCACTGAATGTAGAAAAtaacacatactggagaaaagCCTTATGAATCTCAGTGTGGTAAAGTCTGTTTTAAAATCTGCAAAGATCCATAACAATACAAACACCTGGTCAAAGTAAATACCAATAATTACTGTAATCAAGCTGTTTGGGTTAAAAGGTTAGGTGTTAGGGTTAGGTGTTGGAGGTTAAAGGTTATGGAGTTAGGATTGGGATTTAGGGTTAGAGGGTTAAGGTTGGAGAGTAAGGGTATTAGGGGTTAGGGTTTAGGAGGGTTAAGGTTAGGGGTTAGCGTTGGGGGTTAGGTTAAGTTAGGGATAGGTGTGTTAAGGTTAGGTTAAGTGTTAGGTTAGGTGTGTTAAGGTTGGGGAGGTAGGGTTAGCAGTTAGGGGTTATTGTTAGggttatgggggaaaaaaaatgccagcAGTGATTCCTTTTATGGTTCAGGTTAGGGTTAGCTTTAGTGTTAGAGCTTAGAGAGTAACAGAGAGAGGCATTACTTTTAGGGAGGCAATAGGTTGGCTGGGGAAAGATCAGTgcagctggtggtcctggaccaacaatatgagaccctgagAACAGGAtctgaagaatatgagttagttacAAAAGAGGATTGGAGCTTATTCAAGAAGGGGGGAATGAGGGAGCCTAAAGGGTTTTCCAGTCctacaccctccttacagcttccccctcctgcctggagtcaaggctaggccaagatTCCATTCTCCACTCACaagaacattcttgagtaaaaactCAGAATGTGCTGACTGATagttacctgaccctctggaaagtctcAGGTAGAGTTCAAATATCTGTCATGTTTGCTAGCCAATAggtttaaaggtcaatatgcttagccaataagtttgagcTGTAATCTTGCTggtgtaacctgtgcccctaaaaagtataaaaactgcttgtaatagccactTGGGGTTGCCTTCTTATTAACTTGTCTTGATGctctggaaaataaacctcttgcttttgcatgggggtggggaaagaagtCCTCTTTGAAGATGAGCTTCACTTTTATAAggttgacaataaaaactaaacaaaaaagctcaacaacaagaagaagagaaaaacccAGCATGTTGTTTTCTGACATTTCCTGTACTTCACTTCCCCGAGAAAGAGTGGGGCCAAAAAGTTTCTGATTCACGTTGGGCTGTAGTTAAGGACAATAACACAATTACACAATTTTCtcccatttaatttattttagacaTTTAATTCCAGCAAACCTTCAGAGGGCAGAGGGGAAATTCCTTTCATCCCTCTCATATTCTACCCTGCCCTGCTGCACATCAGCTCAGTGGCTTACCAATGGCAAGGTTTTagtgcagtatttttttttaagttcagagGTACAGTGTTTCTGAACAAAAAGAACTGCACTAAGTCCATTATTAGACACTAAATAGTTTTGAGAATAGGtttgatatttttttataaagaaaaaaatttttattaatttatttatttaatgcatatgagtacactgtagttgtcttcagacacaccagaagagatcaatggatcccattacagatggttgtgatccactatGTGgttttctgagaattgaactcaggacctctggaagagaagtcagtgctcctaacccctGACCTATTTCTCTAGCCCTtgataatctttctttctttctagcccttgataatctttcttttctttctttctttctttctttctttctttctttctttctttctttctttctttctttctttctttctttctctttctctttctttctttctttctttctttctttctttccttccttctttcttttcttttcttttcttttttctctctttcttttcttttcttttctttcttttttttttttttatggttttccaagacagggtttctctgtatagccctggctggcctggaactctgtagaccaggctggtctcgaactcagaaatcttcctgcctctgcctcccgagtgctgggattaaaggcgtgcaccaccaccgcccagcttgatAATGTTTCTTAATGAATCCATCCTATAATTACAGGGTAAAGCAAGATTTGCTTTCAAAACTTAAACAGTTGTGAAGCCATTCAATAACAACTAATATTTCATTCACAGTTTGTCAAGCTGCTTGTGCATGTCTCATGCTGCcatgtttaaaagaagaaaagatgttttTACTTCCATGAAAGTTGTAGTGGATACATTTTTTGAACCGAAGTTCTAATGATGTCTGTATTCACCAGACTTTAAGGCAAGGGAAAAAGAGACCcatacttttcaaattatttttaacactACAACTAAGAGCTTTAGTTTAGAAATGGGTAACATATTCCAAGAAAAGTTTTTGATGAGTTTCAGTGAGCGTCCCCTAAGAAATGGGTAGCCCCATTAAAGTCATAGGCTCATGGATTTATATCAGCATTTTACAGTACCTGtctgcataaaatatattctagtgATAAAATGTATGTCATTATCAGGTAAGTATTTGCAACCGAGTCATGTTTTGGCTGTAAAGTAAGCAAAAGAATTAAGAATCCTGTTGTTGTAGCCAGGTGatgtggcacaagcctttaatcccagcagtctggaagtggaggcagttggatctctctGAATTCGAAGCCACtatgctctacaaagtgagttccaggaagtcaaggctacacagtgaaatcctgtcttggaaaaaaaaacatcctgGTGCAATAAAGAGTTTAATCAGGGATGGCAAGGTGACTCAGCTAAAGCTATTTGCCACCAAgtatgatgacctgagttcaattcctgggacacatacggtggaaagagagaacttcctcaagttgtcttttttttttttttcccatgaggaCAGtgataaatt
Encoded here:
- the LOC110332901 gene encoding zinc finger protein 431-like is translated as MDAVTYDDVHVNLTREEWALLDPSQKRLYKDVMLETYKNLTAIGYNWEYHNIEEHCQSSRRHGRHERSHTGEKPSEYTQCGKAFACYSYPQRHERIHTREKSYEGIQYDEALVYHSNLQTHKRTHPKEKPYKCNQCDKAYSQYSHLQRHKRKHTGAKPYECKQCGKAFAYHSELQSHERIHTGEKPYKCNQCDKAFAHHCNLRVHKIIHTGEKPYKCDQCDKAYSQHCNLQIHKSTHTGEKSYKCNQCGKAFVYYGHLQRHKTTHTGEKPYKCNLCGKAFASHRYVQVHKRTHTGEKPHECNQCGKAFVYHDHLQIHKRTHTGEKPYECSHCGKTFAAQRYLQVHKRTHTGEKPYECNQCGKAFASHSYLQVHKRTHTGEKPYECNQCGKAFAYPGYLQVHKRAHTGEKPYECNQCGKAFAGQNVLKRHEKIHTGEKPYICNECGKAFVCNTSLQIHKATHTGVKPYECKQCSKSFASHGQLQSHEIIHTGEKPYKCNGCDKAYSRHSHLQRHKRTHTMNVTNVIEPLQVTVIFKGVVV